A genomic region of Streptomyces rimosus contains the following coding sequences:
- a CDS encoding GNAT family N-acetyltransferase codes for MHDVRRARTTDHTTLVECVQRWWGDSRTPEQARELSLLLPRLFLQHFAGTSLVLEDETGVRAFLVGFHSADRPHEAYIHFVGVDPELRKQGVARRLYTAFFERAAAAGRTEVRAITSPQNTGSIAFHQAMGFEPEPGDREADGVPVHGDYDGPGQDRVAFRKKLGAPEVRTLEPFTTRAAVPEDFDTVVSVVDDWWGRPASRDLTRVFVNHFHDTSLIAERDGELAGFVIGFLSPSRPDEAYIHFTGVNPAWRRTGLGRFLYERFFAMARANGRTVVKAITSPQNARSIAFHQALGFTPSDPITDYDGPSLDRVTFRREL; via the coding sequence ATGCACGACGTACGCCGGGCCCGTACGACCGACCACACCACGCTCGTGGAGTGCGTACAGCGCTGGTGGGGCGACTCTCGCACCCCCGAACAGGCGCGGGAGCTCTCGCTGCTGCTGCCCCGGCTGTTCCTCCAGCACTTCGCCGGCACCAGTCTGGTGCTGGAGGACGAGACCGGGGTGCGGGCGTTCCTGGTGGGCTTCCACTCCGCCGACCGGCCGCACGAGGCGTACATCCACTTCGTCGGCGTGGACCCGGAACTGCGCAAGCAGGGCGTGGCCCGCCGCCTCTACACCGCCTTCTTCGAGCGCGCCGCGGCGGCCGGACGCACCGAGGTACGCGCCATCACCTCGCCGCAGAACACCGGCTCCATCGCCTTCCACCAGGCCATGGGCTTCGAACCGGAGCCGGGCGACCGGGAGGCGGACGGCGTGCCGGTGCACGGCGACTACGACGGCCCCGGCCAGGACCGGGTGGCCTTCCGCAAGAAGCTCGGCGCCCCGGAGGTCCGCACCCTGGAGCCCTTCACGACGCGCGCGGCGGTGCCGGAGGACTTCGACACCGTCGTCTCGGTGGTCGACGACTGGTGGGGCCGCCCCGCCTCCCGCGACCTGACCCGGGTGTTCGTGAACCACTTCCACGACACCAGCCTGATCGCCGAGCGCGACGGCGAACTGGCGGGCTTCGTCATCGGCTTCCTCTCTCCGTCCCGCCCGGACGAGGCGTACATCCACTTCACCGGGGTCAACCCGGCCTGGCGGCGCACCGGCCTGGGCCGCTTCCTGTACGAGCGGTTCTTCGCCATGGCGCGCGCGAACGGCCGCACCGTCGTCAAGGCGATCACCTCGCCGCAGAACGCCCGCTCCATCGCCTTCCACCAAGCGCTCGGCTTCACCCCGTCCGACCCGATCACCGACTACGACGGCCCCTCGCTGGACCGGGTCACCTTCCGCCGCGAGCTGTAG
- a CDS encoding TIGR04053 family radical SAM/SPASM domain-containing protein has translation MSGARAVRRQHQAVADKPFIVIWESTRACPLACVHCRATAVPGRDPRELGTRAAKGLIDQIAAFGRPAPLFVITGGDPFQRPDLLELIVYGTRAGVRVAVSPSGTPTLTAANLRAVHEVGAVGLSLSLDGSTAALHDGFRGVPGVFRWTLDAWDTARALGMKVQINTTVSQHNLHDLPEIAALVREHGVMLWSAFFLVPTGRGRDLAALGPAETEDVLNFVHDVGLSIPAKTTEAHHFRRVALQRAVLAAQGADHVEVLRLGPLYRQLRERGQELGLYEGGRRTRRPPLDVNAGRGFVFVSHTGTVHPSGFLPLAAGDVRTRPLTEIYRESELFTGLRDADRLGGRCGRCEFRRVCGGSRSRAHAVTGDPYAEEPWCGYRPGTFPYQREVAELLGGAGPTARGGR, from the coding sequence GTGAGCGGCGCCCGCGCGGTCCGCCGGCAGCACCAGGCCGTGGCGGACAAGCCGTTCATCGTCATCTGGGAATCGACCCGCGCCTGCCCGCTGGCCTGTGTGCACTGCCGGGCGACCGCGGTGCCCGGCCGCGACCCGCGCGAGCTGGGCACCCGGGCCGCCAAGGGCCTGATCGACCAGATCGCCGCGTTCGGGCGGCCCGCGCCCCTGTTCGTGATCACCGGCGGCGACCCGTTCCAGCGTCCGGATCTGCTGGAACTGATCGTTTACGGCACGCGAGCGGGGGTACGGGTCGCCGTCTCGCCCTCGGGAACCCCCACCCTGACGGCGGCGAACCTCCGGGCGGTGCACGAGGTGGGGGCCGTGGGCCTGTCCCTGAGCCTGGACGGCTCCACCGCCGCGCTCCACGACGGGTTCCGCGGCGTGCCCGGCGTCTTCCGGTGGACCCTGGACGCCTGGGACACCGCCCGCGCCCTGGGCATGAAGGTGCAGATCAACACCACGGTCAGCCAGCACAACCTGCACGACCTGCCGGAGATCGCGGCCCTGGTCCGCGAGCACGGCGTCATGCTGTGGAGCGCGTTCTTCCTCGTGCCCACCGGACGCGGCCGCGACCTGGCCGCGCTCGGCCCCGCGGAGACCGAGGATGTCCTCAACTTCGTCCACGACGTGGGCCTCTCGATCCCCGCCAAGACCACCGAGGCCCACCACTTCCGCCGCGTCGCCCTCCAGCGCGCGGTGCTGGCCGCGCAGGGCGCCGACCACGTCGAGGTACTGCGGCTCGGGCCGCTGTACCGCCAACTCCGCGAGCGCGGCCAAGAGCTGGGCCTGTACGAGGGCGGACGCCGGACCCGCCGCCCGCCCCTGGACGTCAACGCGGGCCGCGGCTTCGTCTTCGTGTCCCACACCGGCACCGTGCACCCCAGCGGCTTCCTCCCCCTCGCGGCAGGCGACGTCCGCACCCGTCCGCTGACGGAGATCTACCGCGAGTCGGAGCTGTTCACCGGCCTGCGCGATGCCGACCGGCTGGGCGGCCGGTGCGGCCGGTGCGAATTCCGCCGGGTGTGCGGAGGGTCGCGTTCCCGGGCGCACGCCGTCACCGGCGATCCGTATGCGGAGGAGCCGTGGTGCGGCTACCGGCCCGGGACGTTCCCGTATCAGCGGGAAGTGGCGGAACTGCTGGGCGGGGCCGGGCCTACAGCTCGCGGCGGAAGGTGA
- a CDS encoding CocE/NonD family hydrolase: MKRRARKAGWTALALTGACALAFQTAPAPAQGSEDGAWPPDTGKGPCAVGKTTDAGARMRDGTVLRADVYRPRTKEKVPVILMRTQYGKEAAEVQPSSYQSPEWFASHCYLVVVQDVRGQYASGGDFYEFANEGKDGYDSVEWAARLPGSNGRVGMYGSSYVGATQWLAAQERPPHLKTIVPDKTSDDYFDGWTYEGGAFRLNFVIPWAMRKIVPSAAANRRDWDTYHQVNRDYQDVQKWLGTAPYNRFEPFHPGDPKVAPYFFDWIKHRTYDDYWRRWAPKENYGKVDIPVLNYAGWYDAFLDGSVRNYQGMAERGGSASARANQRLVIGPWDHTGWGRPTSTPAPLLKQIGPVGNSPVNEMMLAWWDHHLKGKDNGVRKNGVDYFVMGANKWRTAPSWPLPQTRWTDYYLSSTGHATGNTQDGTLSTTPPARNTPADHYTYDPRNPVPSVGGHSCCTAAISTQGPYDQQQIEQRPDIAVYTGAPLAKDTEVTGPITVTLHARSSAPDTDWTAKLIDVHPDGTAVNLNSGIVRASYRESPGEPKPIVPGTVYEYKIKVWPTSNLFKKGHRIRLDISSSDYPQYDPNPNTGSWLGESTERRTAQQTVLHDAAHPSKVTLPVIPDGGRDQGSGTPPQK, from the coding sequence GTGAAGCGGCGGGCACGGAAGGCCGGCTGGACGGCCTTGGCGCTCACCGGAGCCTGCGCGCTGGCGTTCCAGACCGCGCCTGCACCGGCGCAGGGCTCCGAGGACGGCGCCTGGCCGCCGGACACCGGCAAAGGCCCCTGCGCGGTGGGGAAGACCACCGATGCCGGGGCGCGCATGCGGGACGGCACCGTGCTGCGGGCGGACGTGTACCGGCCGCGCACCAAGGAGAAGGTGCCGGTCATCCTGATGCGTACCCAGTACGGCAAGGAGGCGGCCGAGGTCCAGCCCTCCAGCTACCAGTCCCCGGAGTGGTTCGCCTCGCACTGCTACCTCGTCGTGGTGCAGGACGTGCGCGGGCAGTACGCCTCGGGCGGCGACTTCTACGAGTTCGCCAACGAGGGCAAGGACGGCTACGACAGCGTGGAGTGGGCGGCCCGGCTGCCCGGCTCCAACGGCAGGGTCGGGATGTACGGCTCCTCCTATGTGGGCGCCACCCAGTGGCTCGCCGCCCAGGAGCGTCCGCCGCATCTGAAGACGATCGTGCCCGACAAGACCTCCGACGACTACTTCGACGGCTGGACCTACGAAGGCGGCGCCTTCCGGCTGAACTTCGTGATCCCGTGGGCGATGCGCAAGATCGTCCCGTCCGCCGCCGCCAACCGCCGCGACTGGGACACGTACCACCAGGTCAACCGCGATTACCAGGACGTGCAGAAGTGGCTGGGCACCGCCCCGTACAACCGCTTCGAGCCGTTCCATCCCGGTGACCCGAAGGTCGCCCCGTACTTCTTCGACTGGATCAAGCACCGTACGTACGACGACTACTGGCGCCGGTGGGCCCCGAAGGAGAACTACGGGAAGGTCGACATCCCGGTCCTCAACTATGCCGGGTGGTACGACGCCTTCCTGGACGGATCGGTCCGCAACTACCAGGGCATGGCCGAGCGCGGCGGCTCGGCCTCGGCCCGCGCGAACCAGCGGCTGGTCATCGGGCCGTGGGACCACACCGGCTGGGGCCGCCCGACCAGCACGCCGGCCCCGCTGCTCAAGCAGATCGGCCCGGTCGGCAACAGCCCCGTCAACGAGATGATGCTCGCCTGGTGGGACCACCACCTCAAGGGCAAGGACAACGGCGTCCGCAAGAACGGCGTCGACTACTTCGTCATGGGCGCGAACAAGTGGCGCACCGCGCCCTCCTGGCCGCTCCCGCAGACCCGCTGGACCGACTACTACCTCTCCAGCACCGGCCACGCGACGGGCAACACCCAGGACGGCACCCTGTCCACCACCCCGCCCGCCAGGAACACCCCCGCCGACCACTACACCTACGACCCGCGCAACCCGGTGCCCAGCGTCGGCGGACACTCCTGCTGCACGGCGGCCATCAGCACCCAGGGCCCCTACGACCAGCAGCAGATCGAACAGCGCCCCGACATCGCCGTCTACACCGGCGCCCCGCTCGCCAAGGACACCGAGGTCACCGGCCCCATCACGGTCACCCTCCACGCCAGGTCCTCGGCACCGGACACCGACTGGACCGCCAAGCTCATCGACGTCCACCCCGACGGCACCGCGGTGAACCTCAACAGCGGCATCGTCCGGGCCAGTTACCGCGAGTCGCCGGGCGAGCCGAAGCCGATCGTCCCCGGCACGGTGTACGAGTACAAGATCAAGGTGTGGCCGACCAGCAACCTCTTCAAGAAGGGCCACCGCATCCGGCTCGACATCTCCTCCAGCGACTACCCCCAGTACGATCCGAACCCGAACACCGGCAGCTGGCTGGGGGAGTCCACCGAGCGGCGCACCGCACAACAGACCGTGCTGCACGACGCGGCGCACCCCTCCAAGGTGACGCTCCCGGTGATCCCGGACGGCGGCCGGGACCAGGGCAGCGGCACCCCGCCACAGAAGTAG